The following coding sequences lie in one Musa acuminata AAA Group cultivar baxijiao chromosome BXJ3-1, Cavendish_Baxijiao_AAA, whole genome shotgun sequence genomic window:
- the LOC135628760 gene encoding ATP-citrate synthase alpha chain protein 2-like: MARKKIREYDSKRLLKQHLKRLAAIDLQLCSAQVTQSTDFTELVNQEPWLSSMKLVVKPDMLFGKRGKSGMVSLNLDLAEVAEFVKKRFGVEVEMGGCKAPISTFIVEPFVPHDQEYYLSIVSERLGCSISFSECGGIEIEDNWDKVKTIFLPTEKPMTSEACAPLIATLPLEVRGKIGDFIRGVFAVFQDLDFSFIEMNPFTFVNGEPYPLDMRGELDDTAAFKNFNKWGNIEFPLPFGRVLSPAESYIHELDEKTSASLKFTILNPKGRIWTMVAGGGASVIYADTVGDLGYALELGNYAEYSGAPNEEEVLQYARVVLDCATADPDGRKRALLIGGGIANFTDVATTFNGIIRALREKEAKLKAARVHIYVRRGGPNYQTGLAKMRSLGDEIGIPLEVYGPEATMTGICKQAIDCIMSAA; the protein is encoded by the exons ATGGCGAGGAAGAAGATCCGGGAGTACGATTCGAAGCGCCTCCTCAAGCAGCACCTCAAGCGGCTCGCCGCCATCGATCTCCAGCTCTGCTCCGCCCAG GTGACGCAATCGACGGACTTCACGGAGTTGGTGAACCAGGAACCATGGCTCTCGTCCATGAAACTAGTCGTGAAGCCCGACATGCTGTTCGGGAAGCGCGGCAAGAGTGGTATGGTGTCTCTCAACTTGGATCTGGCCGAGGTTGCAGAGTTTGTCAAGAAACGCTTTGGAGTGGAG GTTGAGATGGGAGGCTGTAAGGCACCGATCAGTACATTTATAGTCGAGCCATTTGTCCCTCATGACCAAGAGTACTACCTCTCTATCGTCTCCGAGAGGCTTGGCTGCTCCATCAGCTTTTCAGAGTGCGGAGGCATTGAAATTGAGGACAACTGGGACAAGGTTAAGACCATATTTCTTCCTACTGAAAAGCCGATGACATCTGAGGCATGTGCTCCACTGATCGCAACTCTTCCTCTCGAG GTTAGAGGAAAAATAGGAGACTTCATAAGAGGTGTGTTTGCTGTGTTCCAAG ACTTGGACTTCAGTTTTATCGAAATGAACCCATTTACCTTCGTAAATGGAGAACCATATCCATTGGATATGCGAGGAGAACTGGACGACACTGCTGCTTTTAAGAATTTCAACAA GTGGGGTAACATAGAATTCCCACTCCCTTTTGGCAGAGTCTTGAGCCCCGCAGAAAGCTATATCCATGAACTTGATGAGAAG ACTAGTGCCTCATTAAAGTTCACCATTTTAAATCCCAAAGGACGCATTTGGACCATGGTGGCAGGTGGTGGTGCTAGTGTCATATATGCTGATACA GTTGGAGACCTGGGTTATGCATTGGAGCTTGGAAACTATGCAGAGTACAGTGGTGCTCCAAACGAGGAGGAGGTCTTGCAGTATGCTAGAGTTGTTCTTGAT TGTGCAACCGCCGACCCTGATGGCCGCAAGAGAGCGCTTCTCATTGGAGGGGGTATAGCCAACTTTACTGATGTTGCCACAACTTTTAATGGTATCATCCGGGCTCTGAGAGAGAAG GAGGCCAAGCTAAAGGCTGCAAGGGTGCACATTTATGTTAGACGAGGTGGTCCAAATTATCAGACTGGTCTTGCAAAAATGAGGTCTCTAGGTGATGAAATTGGGATTCCTCTTGAG GTTTATGGGCCAGAGGCTACAATGACAGGGATCTGCAAACAAGCTATTGATTGCATCATGTCTGCTGCATGA
- the LOC135628762 gene encoding S-adenosylmethionine synthase 2-like produces MEDTFLFTSESVNEGHPDKLCDQISDAVLDACLEQDPESKVACETCTKTNMVMVFGEITTKGNIDYEKIVRDTCRSIGFTSDDVGLDADHCKVLVNIEQQSPDIAQGVHGHFTKHPEEIGAGDQGHMFGYATDETPELMPLSHVLATKLGARLTEVRKNGTCPWLRPDGKTQVTVEYHNDHGAMVPIRVHTILISTQHDETVTNDEIAADLKEHVIKPVVPEQYLDEKTIFHLNPSGRFVIGGPHGDAGLTGRKIIIDTYGGWGAHGGGAFSGKDPTKVDRSGAYIARQAAKSIVANGLARRCIVQISYAIGVPEPLSVFVDTYGTGKIPDKEILKIVKENFDFRPGMITNNLDLKRGGNGRFLKTAAYGHFGRDDPDFTWEVVKPLKWEKLAA; encoded by the coding sequence ATGGAGGACACCTTCCTTTTCACCTCTGAATCTGTCAATGAGGGGCACCCGGACAAGCTGTGTGACCAGATCTCTGATGCAGTTCTTGATGCCTGCCTTGAGCAGGACCCTGAGAGCAAGGTTGCCTGTGAGACATGCACCAAGACGAACATGGTCATGGTATTTGGTGAGATCACCACCAAGGGCAACATTGACTATGAGAAAATTGTCCGTGACACCTGCCGTTCCATTGGGTTCACATCTGATGATGTAGGCCTTGATGCTGACCACTGCAAGGTGCTCGTAAATATTGAGCAGCAGTCTCCTGACATTGCCCAGGGTGTTCATGGCCACTTCACCAAGCACCCTGAAGAGATTGGTGCAGGTGACCAGGGGCACATGTTTGGCTACGCAACAGATGAGACACCCGAGCTGATGCCTCTCAGCCATGTCCTCGCTACAAAGCTTGGTGCACGCCTCACTGAGGTTCGAAAAAATGGAACTTGCCCCTGGTTGAGACCTGATGGTAAGACCCAGGTTACAGTTGAGTACCACAATGACCATGGTGCCATGGTTCCCATTCGTGTGCACACCATCCTCATTTCCACCCAGCACGATGAGACTGTCACCAATGATGAGATTGCCGCTGACCTGAAGGAGCATGTCATCAAACCTGTCGTACCTGAGCAGTACCTCGATGAGAAGACCATCTTCCATCTCAATCCATCTGGTCGATTTGTCATCGGTGGACCTCATGGTGATGCTGGGCTTACTGGACGCAAGATCATCATCGACACCTATGGTGGCTGGGGAGCCCATGGTGGTGGTGCCTTCTCTGGCAAGGACCCAACCAAGGTTGACCGCAGCGGTGCCTACATAGCTAGGCAGGCAGCTAAGAGCATTGTGGCAAATGGACTTGCCCGCCGCTGTATCGTCCAAATCTCCTATGCCATCGGTGTTCCTGAGCCACTGTCTGTCTTTGTTGACACCTATGGCACTGGCAAGATTCCCGATAAGGAGATCCTGAAGATTGTGAAGGAGAACTTTGACTTCAGGCCTGGGATGATCACCAATAACCTTGACCTGAAGCGGGGTGGCAACGGCAGGTTCCTCAAGACAGCAGCATATGGTCACTTCGGCAGGGATGACCCAGACTTTACCTGGGAGGTGGTTAAGCCTCTCAAATGGGAGAAGCTGGCTGCTTAG